A genomic segment from Psychrobacter arcticus 273-4 encodes:
- the tkt gene encoding transketolase, which yields MPAPISERKLANAIRVLSFDAVQKANSGHPGAPMGMADIAEVLWRKFLKHNPADPSWHNRDRFVLSNGHGSMLIYSLLHLSGYDVSVDDLKGFRQLHSKTPGHPELGYTPGVETTTGPLGQGIANAVGFAIAEKTLAAQFNRDGHNIVDHHTYAFLGDGCLMEGISHEVCSLAGTLELGKLVFFYDDNGISIDGDVEGWFTDDTQARFESYGWQVIKVDGHDTDEITQATEQAIKETTKPSLIICKTTIGAGSPNKQGLAASHGAPLGDDEIVLTRDALSWKHAPFELDDEIYQAWDAKAKGDVQQKNWDANFEAYKKAYPELAAELVRRLEGDLPADFEQKAQEYIQQTQDQGGDVASRKASQNAINILQPLLPELLGGSADLAGSNLTLFKDAKGIQDDDAGNYIYYGVREFGMTAIANGIALHGGFIPYVATFLMFMEYARNAVRMGALMKQRVIHVYTHDSIGLGEDGPTHQPVEQLTSLRTTPNLRTWRPCDATESASAWVEAIKSENNPSALIFSRQSLPHQARDTEQVANITKGGYVLAKEQGELQAIIIATGSEVGLAMQAYATLSENGVGVRVVSMPCAEIFSEQDASYREGVLPANIRARVAVEAAHVDYWYKFVGLDGKVIGMTTYGESAPADELYKEFGITTEAVVDAVNSLV from the coding sequence ATGCCAGCTCCAATTAGCGAACGTAAATTAGCCAATGCCATCCGTGTACTGTCGTTCGACGCGGTTCAAAAAGCCAATTCTGGGCACCCTGGTGCACCAATGGGCATGGCTGATATTGCCGAAGTTTTGTGGCGCAAGTTTTTAAAGCACAATCCTGCTGACCCAAGCTGGCACAACCGTGACCGCTTTGTATTATCGAACGGTCATGGCTCGATGCTGATTTATTCATTACTACATTTATCTGGTTATGACGTCAGTGTTGACGATTTGAAAGGTTTTCGTCAATTACATTCGAAAACGCCAGGTCATCCAGAGCTTGGCTATACGCCAGGTGTTGAAACCACCACTGGTCCACTAGGACAAGGTATTGCCAACGCGGTTGGTTTTGCGATTGCAGAAAAAACATTGGCAGCGCAGTTCAATCGTGATGGTCATAATATCGTTGACCACCATACCTATGCGTTCTTGGGTGATGGCTGCTTGATGGAAGGTATCAGTCATGAAGTGTGTTCGCTGGCTGGCACGTTAGAGCTTGGCAAGTTAGTATTCTTCTATGATGACAATGGCATCTCAATTGATGGTGACGTCGAAGGCTGGTTTACTGATGACACGCAAGCGCGCTTTGAGTCTTATGGCTGGCAAGTCATCAAGGTAGATGGTCATGATACCGATGAGATTACGCAAGCCACTGAGCAAGCGATTAAAGAAACGACTAAGCCTAGCTTAATCATTTGTAAAACGACCATTGGTGCAGGTAGTCCAAACAAACAAGGTTTGGCAGCCAGTCATGGCGCGCCACTAGGTGATGATGAAATCGTCTTAACTCGTGATGCGTTATCTTGGAAGCATGCGCCGTTTGAATTGGATGATGAAATCTATCAAGCGTGGGATGCCAAAGCCAAAGGCGATGTACAACAGAAGAACTGGGACGCGAACTTTGAAGCTTATAAAAAGGCTTATCCAGAGTTGGCAGCTGAGTTGGTTCGTCGTTTAGAAGGTGACTTGCCAGCTGATTTTGAGCAAAAAGCGCAAGAGTATATTCAGCAAACTCAAGACCAAGGCGGCGATGTTGCCAGCCGTAAAGCCAGCCAAAATGCGATCAATATCTTGCAGCCATTACTGCCAGAATTGCTTGGTGGCTCAGCGGATTTAGCGGGCTCAAACCTCACGCTATTTAAAGACGCCAAAGGTATTCAAGACGATGACGCGGGCAACTATATCTATTATGGTGTGCGCGAATTTGGTATGACGGCGATTGCTAATGGTATCGCGCTGCATGGCGGTTTTATTCCTTATGTTGCTACCTTCCTGATGTTTATGGAATACGCACGTAATGCGGTACGTATGGGCGCGCTCATGAAACAGCGTGTGATTCATGTTTATACCCATGATTCTATTGGTTTGGGTGAAGACGGTCCTACGCATCAGCCGGTTGAGCAATTGACCAGCTTGCGCACCACGCCAAACTTACGTACATGGCGTCCTTGTGATGCGACCGAATCAGCGAGTGCTTGGGTAGAAGCGATTAAATCAGAAAACAATCCATCTGCATTGATTTTTAGCCGTCAAAGCTTGCCACATCAAGCTCGTGATACTGAGCAAGTCGCCAATATCACTAAAGGTGGTTATGTACTGGCGAAAGAACAAGGCGAGCTACAAGCGATTATCATCGCAACTGGTTCAGAAGTCGGTCTTGCTATGCAAGCTTACGCGACCTTAAGCGAAAATGGCGTTGGCGTGCGCGTGGTCTCTATGCCATGTGCTGAAATCTTTAGCGAGCAAGATGCCAGCTACCGTGAAGGGGTATTACCTGCCAATATCCGCGCCCGAGTCGCTGTAGAAGCAGCACATGTCGATTACTGGTATAAGT
- the serS gene encoding serine--tRNA ligase, with the protein MIDPKLLRGDLTDLQQQLATRGYTLDMAFWQSIENERKSLQVQTEELQSRRNAGAKQVGALKKSGEDTSELLADMQSVSGEIKTAEDELRTLQERINQAALQIPNIPAADVPVGASEDDNVEVRKWGTPREFDFEIKDHAHIGETLGMLDFEAAAKLTGSRFNVLKGQLAQMHRALIQFMLNTHTIKYGYTETYVPYIVNSESLKGTGQLPKFEGDLFKLINHTNNDDMDFYLIPTAEVPMTNLVRGERLDIKELPLKFTAHTPCFRSEAGSHGRDTRGLIRQHQFEKVEMVNIATAEQSDELLEAMTGQAEFILQQLNLPYRTVKLCTGDMGFAAQKTYDIEVWLPSQDTYREISSCSNCGDFQARRMGTRVKDGKQTSLVHTLNGSGLAVGRTLLAVMENYQNADGSITIPEVLRPFMGGADSIL; encoded by the coding sequence ATGATAGACCCAAAACTCTTACGCGGCGATTTGACAGATTTACAGCAGCAATTGGCCACCCGTGGTTATACGCTTGATATGGCGTTCTGGCAAAGTATTGAGAACGAACGTAAATCACTACAAGTACAGACAGAGGAGTTGCAGTCGCGCCGTAATGCGGGCGCAAAACAAGTCGGAGCGCTCAAAAAATCTGGCGAAGATACCAGTGAGTTGCTTGCTGACATGCAAAGCGTGAGCGGTGAGATAAAGACAGCCGAAGATGAGCTGCGTACTTTGCAAGAGCGTATTAACCAAGCGGCATTGCAAATTCCAAATATTCCAGCAGCCGATGTACCGGTAGGCGCGTCAGAAGATGACAATGTCGAAGTACGTAAATGGGGTACACCGCGCGAGTTTGATTTTGAGATTAAAGATCATGCGCATATTGGTGAGACGCTAGGTATGCTTGATTTTGAAGCTGCTGCCAAGCTGACTGGCAGTCGTTTTAACGTCTTAAAAGGACAATTGGCGCAGATGCATCGTGCTTTGATTCAATTTATGCTTAATACGCATACGATAAAATATGGCTATACTGAAACTTATGTGCCCTATATCGTTAATTCTGAAAGCTTAAAAGGCACGGGTCAGCTGCCAAAATTTGAAGGTGATTTGTTTAAATTGATCAATCATACGAATAATGATGATATGGATTTTTATTTGATTCCAACGGCTGAAGTACCGATGACCAACTTGGTACGCGGTGAGCGCCTGGATATTAAGGAGCTGCCATTAAAGTTCACCGCGCATACACCCTGTTTCCGTAGTGAAGCCGGCTCGCACGGTCGCGATACCCGTGGTCTGATTCGTCAGCATCAATTTGAAAAAGTCGAGATGGTCAATATTGCCACCGCTGAGCAGTCAGATGAGTTGCTTGAAGCGATGACTGGACAAGCAGAATTTATTTTACAGCAGCTTAATTTGCCGTATCGTACTGTCAAATTGTGTACGGGCGATATGGGTTTTGCCGCGCAAAAAACTTACGATATCGAAGTATGGCTGCCAAGCCAAGATACCTATCGTGAAATCTCAAGCTGCTCTAACTGCGGTGACTTTCAGGCACGCCGTATGGGTACACGCGTCAAAGACGGTAAGCAAACCAGCCTTGTTCATACCTTGAATGGTTCAGGTTTGGCAGTAGGTCGTACGTTATTAGCGGTCATGGAAAATTATCAAAATGCTGATGGTAGCATCACGATTCCAGAAGTATTGCGTCCGTTTATGGGCGGTGCTGACTCCATTTTATGA
- a CDS encoding YcxB family protein — translation MALYPYTLQPVALNLTEAEFHQAQSELFASASPSFGLSSIKLKEWVIMAVAVILAVAGLVFLTGYSTIIFWLILAAVVIYLLVRTLGFKWYVKKEFEKQVAEQEMPDEMRQMKLGVQKHGIVMAVPVNQSDMFNSNQMRGMQMRAGSTQQAVIPWSAVKSWDETDDYIFMMFEMKGQQGSQIIPKRLQAQKFPIDTVRQHLIEVVAIKGLNPENLQLPAK, via the coding sequence ATGGCTCTGTACCCCTACACGCTGCAACCTGTTGCCTTAAACCTAACCGAGGCAGAATTCCATCAAGCACAATCTGAGCTATTTGCTAGTGCCAGCCCGTCATTTGGTCTGTCAAGTATCAAGCTTAAAGAATGGGTCATCATGGCAGTCGCGGTGATATTAGCCGTTGCTGGTCTGGTCTTTTTGACGGGTTATTCGACCATTATTTTTTGGCTCATACTAGCAGCAGTTGTGATTTATTTGCTGGTTCGTACCCTTGGTTTCAAATGGTATGTGAAAAAAGAGTTTGAAAAGCAGGTCGCTGAGCAAGAAATGCCTGATGAGATGCGCCAAATGAAACTGGGTGTACAAAAGCATGGGATTGTGATGGCAGTGCCGGTTAATCAGTCAGATATGTTTAATAGCAATCAGATGCGCGGTATGCAGATGCGTGCAGGCAGCACCCAACAAGCGGTGATTCCTTGGAGTGCCGTGAAAAGTTGGGATGAGACAGATGACTATATCTTTATGATGTTTGAGATGAAAGGTCAGCAAGGTAGTCAGATTATCCCTAAGCGCCTGCAAGCTCAAAAATTCCCTATCGATACGGTACGCCAGCATTTGATAGAAGTAGTCGCGATAAAAGGCTTGAACCCGGAAAACTTACAGCTGCCAGCCAAGTAA
- a CDS encoding Dps family protein, with product MSNNNNDTNQIGLEKADMSEIISKLNGLLSSYHLFYINVRGYHWNVKGEHFFTLHPKFEELYSALQIQIDEIAERILTLGGTPLHAYSDFAQHTSIQEDKNVKDGTTCVKGVVTGLQTLIEEQRQVSALASDADDQGSADLVDAYVQEQEKLIWMYNAFLG from the coding sequence ATGAGTAACAATAATAACGACACTAACCAGATCGGTCTAGAAAAAGCAGATATGAGCGAAATCATCAGCAAGTTAAATGGTCTACTGTCTAGCTACCATCTGTTTTATATCAACGTTCGTGGTTATCATTGGAATGTCAAAGGCGAGCATTTCTTCACTTTACATCCAAAGTTTGAAGAGCTGTATAGCGCATTACAAATCCAAATCGATGAAATCGCTGAACGTATTTTAACCTTAGGTGGTACGCCGCTACATGCTTATAGCGATTTTGCTCAGCATACCAGTATCCAAGAAGATAAAAACGTTAAAGACGGCACAACTTGCGTCAAAGGCGTCGTGACCGGCTTGCAAACGCTTATCGAGGAACAACGCCAAGTATCGGCGCTAGCAAGCGATGCCGACGACCAAGGGTCAGCGGATTTGGTAGATGCCTATGTGCAAGAGCAAGAAAAACTGATATGGATGTATAATGCCTTTTTAGGTTAA
- a CDS encoding DUF2057 family protein: MKSNASLLKKLSMSAVFVGAASVSMLSQAAVTLLVDDHIKVTAINGQELTQSVFQPLTKSFTLQPGKHVITAKYDRLYNLRHDEHDYLRSGNVSVAAEMVDNQTYRLTMPNQPEDYAAAKTYAERPTLAIQQNNAVIASQQSIAGNNGSLFSGLGKALGGVFGGSGDAELQNQRAIAALDQPSVSTKASVNTGATMTQTTSVNASTSALDQFMQIWLQATPAEREKMRQWMQK; the protein is encoded by the coding sequence ATGAAATCAAACGCGTCTTTGCTAAAAAAACTGTCTATGAGTGCTGTGTTTGTTGGTGCAGCTTCTGTCTCTATGCTGTCGCAAGCGGCAGTCACTTTATTGGTTGATGATCATATCAAAGTAACGGCAATCAATGGTCAAGAGCTGACACAGAGTGTTTTTCAGCCATTAACCAAGTCATTTACCTTGCAGCCTGGCAAGCATGTGATTACGGCCAAATATGACCGTCTCTATAACCTGCGACACGATGAGCATGATTATCTGCGTTCAGGTAATGTCAGTGTTGCCGCCGAAATGGTAGACAATCAAACTTATCGCTTAACCATGCCAAATCAGCCAGAAGACTATGCCGCTGCCAAAACCTATGCTGAGCGTCCAACGTTAGCGATACAACAGAATAATGCCGTCATCGCTAGTCAACAAAGTATTGCTGGTAACAATGGCAGCTTATTCTCAGGACTCGGTAAAGCATTAGGCGGCGTTTTTGGTGGTAGCGGTGATGCTGAGCTACAAAATCAGCGTGCGATAGCCGCACTCGATCAACCATCTGTAAGCACTAAAGCGTCGGTAAATACGGGTGCCACTATGACACAAACGACGAGTGTCAATGCTTCTACCAGTGCACTTGATCAATTTATGCAGATTTGGCTACAAGCCACGCCTGCTGAGCGTGAAAAAATGCGTCAATGGATGCAAAAGTAA
- the hda gene encoding DnaA regulatory inactivator Hda — MAEAQLSLNLDIKHDASLSDFSGPGWMSIIDAVRQLHVGLIGQLYLFGSPATGKSHLLSAICESFIEMDKSAICLSLNELIHTDVNVLSSLENFSLIAIDDLEVIEQNSQWQEALFHLINRSREGQRQLLFAANKPASELPFQLRDLLTRLAQAPSFKVPTGHDLADREALLQSILRRRGWQFDERIANYLLTEGPHRIGAMMEVLNYIQPMFSNLGRSNISKAVIGDALRTIDEQTLAAELADIAQESQVDNDAADQDQHSQHTMPLDF, encoded by the coding sequence ATGGCAGAAGCACAGCTAAGTCTCAATCTGGACATAAAGCATGATGCAAGTCTCAGCGACTTCTCTGGTCCGGGTTGGATGTCTATTATCGATGCAGTGCGGCAGTTACATGTCGGCCTGATTGGTCAGCTGTACCTATTTGGCAGTCCTGCTACTGGCAAATCGCACTTATTATCTGCTATTTGTGAGTCGTTTATCGAAATGGACAAGTCAGCAATTTGTCTGTCATTAAATGAGCTGATTCATACCGATGTCAATGTGTTGTCATCGCTAGAGAATTTCTCCTTGATTGCGATTGATGATTTAGAAGTCATTGAACAAAACAGTCAATGGCAAGAAGCTTTATTTCATCTGATCAATCGTAGCCGTGAAGGGCAGCGTCAGCTCTTATTTGCCGCCAATAAACCAGCATCCGAGCTGCCTTTTCAGTTAAGAGATTTGCTTACCCGTTTGGCACAAGCGCCCTCATTTAAAGTACCGACAGGACATGATCTTGCAGATCGTGAAGCATTATTGCAGTCGATATTGCGCAGGCGCGGTTGGCAGTTTGATGAACGCATTGCCAATTATTTGCTCACTGAAGGACCGCATCGTATTGGCGCAATGATGGAGGTGCTCAATTACATTCAACCCATGTTCTCCAATTTGGGTCGTAGTAATATATCAAAAGCGGTGATTGGTGATGCGCTGCGTACCATTGATGAGCAGACACTTGCCGCCGAACTTGCTGATATCGCCCAAGAGTCACAAGTAGACAACGATGCCGCTGATCAAGACCAGCATAGTCAGCATACAATGCCACTTGATTTTTAG
- a CDS encoding AI-2E family transporter, giving the protein MTNQSIDPFFRRLFIVVAIVVAMVLLYLMMPVIVPFVFAFVLAYLFNPLVKRLSKYIKRWIAIIVVYSTITLSMVMLLWWLIPTLWHQLQAAWDYLPQLLTWYNEVVREWFASNSRIRLPELESKGFSETLVEYMQSNYKFEDASTMMSQILASSMNFINNAGLIVLVPILTFYFLFNWDQRLHTWKMAIPAPYCKKVIQIAQECDRALMAFIKGQLLVMVLLGAIYAVQLQLIGLELGLIIGMVAGIASFVPYLGFGIGFVAAIIACLFQFGLDWTYLSLIVGAFLIGQAAEGYILQPLLLGDKIGLSPLWVIFSVLAGASLLGFVGMLIALPVSAVLNVLFRHFYVHYQTTDFYKGRKQLALFEK; this is encoded by the coding sequence ATGACAAACCAGTCAATAGACCCTTTTTTTCGACGCCTATTTATTGTCGTTGCTATTGTTGTAGCTATGGTTTTATTGTACTTAATGATGCCGGTCATTGTGCCGTTTGTCTTTGCTTTTGTATTGGCTTATTTGTTTAATCCACTGGTCAAACGCCTATCAAAATATATTAAACGCTGGATTGCCATTATTGTTGTGTATTCGACGATTACGCTGAGTATGGTGATGCTACTCTGGTGGTTGATACCGACATTGTGGCATCAGCTGCAAGCAGCATGGGATTATCTGCCACAGCTTTTGACTTGGTACAATGAAGTAGTACGTGAATGGTTTGCTAGCAATAGCCGTATTCGTCTGCCAGAGCTTGAGTCCAAAGGCTTCTCTGAGACCTTGGTTGAATACATGCAAAGCAATTATAAGTTTGAAGATGCCAGTACCATGATGAGCCAAATATTGGCGTCTAGCATGAACTTTATCAATAATGCAGGGCTCATTGTGTTGGTGCCGATTTTGACCTTTTATTTCCTATTTAATTGGGATCAACGCTTACATACATGGAAAATGGCGATACCCGCGCCATACTGTAAAAAAGTAATTCAAATTGCGCAAGAGTGTGACCGTGCGCTGATGGCTTTTATTAAAGGTCAGCTTTTAGTGATGGTATTACTAGGTGCTATTTATGCTGTACAATTACAGCTTATCGGGCTTGAGCTTGGGCTGATTATCGGTATGGTTGCAGGTATTGCTAGCTTTGTCCCGTATTTGGGCTTTGGTATTGGCTTTGTCGCAGCGATTATCGCCTGTCTATTCCAGTTTGGCCTAGATTGGACATATTTATCCTTGATTGTTGGCGCGTTTTTGATTGGACAAGCTGCCGAAGGCTATATCTTGCAGCCGCTATTATTGGGTGACAAAATCGGTCTATCACCATTATGGGTGATATTTTCGGTGCTGGCAGGCGCAAGTTTGTTAGGTTTCGTTGGTATGCTGATTGCGCTGCCAGTGTCTGCTGTCCTTAATGTTTTATTCCGTCATTTTTATGTTCATTATCAAACGACTGACTTTTATAAAGGTCGTAAGCAATTGGCATTATTTGAAAAATAA
- the purM gene encoding phosphoribosylformylglycinamidine cyclo-ligase, producing MSNKPSLSYKDAGVDIDAGDALVQRIKSVAKATSRPEVVGGLGGFGALCRIPTGYTSPLLVSGTDGVGTKLKLALQLNRHDTIGIDLVAMCVNDLLVCGAEPLFFLDYYATGKLDVDVAATVVTGIGEGCKLSNCALIGGETAEMPGMYQDDDYDLAGFCVGVVEEAEVITGENVTEGDVLIALASSGAHSNGYSLVRKVIEVSGVDVTSSNEQLDGQSIQDALMAPTRIYVKAIKALQDTLGSSALHAMSHITGGGLTDNLPRVLPDHLAASIDTSSWQFSELFTWLQTQGNIEQSEMYRTFNCGVGFVIVVPKDKADAAIKTLTDAGEKAWKLGEMVSREADAVVYR from the coding sequence ATGAGTAACAAGCCTTCTTTAAGCTACAAAGATGCTGGCGTTGATATTGATGCTGGCGATGCGTTGGTACAACGTATTAAATCCGTGGCAAAAGCCACCTCACGTCCTGAAGTGGTGGGCGGACTTGGCGGCTTTGGGGCGCTTTGTCGCATTCCGACTGGTTATACCTCACCTTTACTAGTCTCTGGTACCGACGGTGTGGGCACCAAGCTCAAACTGGCATTACAGCTGAATCGCCATGACACTATCGGTATCGACTTGGTCGCCATGTGTGTGAACGATTTATTAGTTTGTGGTGCTGAGCCATTGTTCTTTTTAGATTACTACGCAACTGGCAAGCTTGACGTCGATGTCGCGGCTACTGTCGTCACAGGTATTGGCGAAGGCTGTAAGCTGTCAAATTGTGCGCTGATTGGTGGTGAAACTGCTGAGATGCCAGGCATGTATCAAGACGATGATTATGACTTGGCTGGATTCTGTGTCGGTGTGGTTGAAGAAGCAGAAGTCATCACTGGCGAAAATGTGACTGAAGGTGACGTGCTAATTGCTCTTGCTTCAAGTGGCGCGCATTCTAACGGTTATTCGTTGGTACGCAAAGTCATTGAAGTGAGCGGTGTGGATGTGACTAGTAGCAATGAACAGCTAGATGGTCAGTCTATTCAAGATGCCCTCATGGCACCTACTCGTATCTATGTCAAAGCCATTAAAGCACTGCAAGATACTCTTGGTAGCTCGGCCCTGCATGCAATGTCACACATCACAGGCGGCGGCTTAACGGATAACTTACCACGTGTACTACCGGACCATTTAGCGGCTAGTATCGACACTAGCAGCTGGCAGTTCTCAGAGCTATTCACTTGGTTACAGACCCAAGGCAATATTGAACAAAGCGAGATGTACCGTACCTTTAACTGCGGCGTTGGTTTTGTCATCGTCGTACCAAAAGATAAAGCAGATGCTGCCATCAAAACCTTGACCGATGCTGGCGAAAAAGCATGGAAATTAGGTGAAATGGTTAGCCGCGAAGCGGATGCCGTGGTGTACCGTTAA
- the purN gene encoding phosphoribosylglycinamide formyltransferase: MSATPLSLNASLTSANTRLDSKPLRIAVLVSGSGSNLQVLINAMQAGALPIEIVGVISNREDAYAITRAKDADIPVAALSHVASGKRMGIKTFETHASAQLTAWQPDLIVLAGFMRVLSGTFIDSMPVPMINLHPSLLPCYKGLDTHQRVIQAGERHHGCSIHVVTAELDAGQVLTQAVLALSVKDTTASLQARVQTLEHQLLPWTILLIAKGVIVLNNQASHHQPDYLPTLPFKLFFED; encoded by the coding sequence ATGTCAGCTACACCTTTATCGTTAAATGCCTCTTTAACATCAGCCAATACACGCCTAGACAGCAAGCCTTTGCGCATTGCTGTCTTGGTATCTGGTAGTGGTAGCAACTTGCAAGTATTGATTAATGCCATGCAAGCAGGCGCGCTACCGATTGAGATTGTCGGCGTGATTAGCAACCGTGAAGATGCTTATGCCATCACACGGGCAAAAGATGCTGACATTCCCGTGGCGGCGCTATCTCACGTGGCGAGCGGCAAACGCATGGGCATCAAAACCTTTGAGACCCATGCTAGCGCGCAGCTAACAGCTTGGCAGCCTGATTTGATTGTCTTGGCAGGTTTTATGCGTGTCCTTAGCGGTACGTTTATCGACAGCATGCCAGTGCCTATGATCAATCTGCACCCTTCTCTGTTACCTTGTTATAAGGGGCTTGATACTCATCAGCGTGTCATACAGGCTGGCGAGCGGCATCATGGTTGTAGTATCCATGTTGTCACAGCAGAGCTTGATGCAGGGCAAGTGCTCACTCAAGCAGTATTAGCACTGAGTGTAAAGGATACAACTGCGAGCCTGCAAGCGCGTGTGCAAACGCTTGAGCATCAATTGCTGCCTTGGACGATATTACTGATTGCTAAAGGTGTCATAGTGCTTAATAATCAGGCGAGTCATCATCAGCCTGATTATTTACCCACTCTACCTTTTAAGCTATTTTTTGAAGATTGA
- a CDS encoding LysR family transcriptional regulator → MNLQRVDLNLLVHLDVLLREKNVTRAAEQLGITQPAMSNILRRLRKLFNDPLLVRSSEGMTPTERALELQPRIREILADLTQVLEPRTEFRPYSTSRVFRIMTSDYAEATLVPKLVKALRSEAPNVILDFLTPSDVSYRDMEQGRVDLAINRFNEIPQSFHQVLVWRDTFSCLLAAESPYANRFNLKNYLKAQHVWVSKTGMGVGFGVNPEKSGGLGSIDQALQRLGQKRQISVFTRHYQMPAMLAANKDLIATLPTRVAKMQANNDSIIMEEPPFFIPEFELTMAWSPLLQHHPAHRWLRQLIMHVARQIVNDEENPPQEIPVINHLF, encoded by the coding sequence ATGAATTTGCAGCGGGTTGATTTAAATTTATTGGTACATTTGGATGTGTTGTTGCGAGAAAAAAACGTAACGCGCGCCGCTGAGCAGCTTGGCATTACCCAGCCTGCCATGAGTAATATTTTGCGCCGCTTGCGTAAGCTATTTAACGACCCTCTATTGGTGCGCTCATCAGAAGGGATGACACCGACCGAGCGCGCCCTTGAGCTACAGCCTCGTATCCGTGAGATACTTGCCGATTTGACGCAAGTGTTAGAGCCACGTACCGAGTTTCGTCCTTATAGTACCTCACGTGTTTTTCGGATTATGACCTCAGATTATGCTGAGGCGACCTTGGTTCCTAAGCTCGTAAAAGCGTTACGATCAGAGGCACCCAATGTCATTTTAGATTTCTTAACGCCATCGGACGTGTCATATCGTGATATGGAGCAGGGGCGAGTAGATTTGGCAATCAACCGCTTCAATGAAATCCCACAAAGCTTCCATCAAGTGTTGGTATGGCGTGATACCTTTAGCTGTTTATTGGCAGCCGAAAGCCCTTATGCCAATCGTTTTAATTTAAAAAACTATCTAAAAGCTCAGCATGTTTGGGTGTCTAAAACCGGTATGGGCGTGGGCTTTGGTGTCAATCCAGAAAAATCTGGTGGACTCGGTTCTATTGATCAGGCGCTACAACGTCTAGGTCAAAAGCGCCAAATCAGTGTCTTTACCCGTCATTACCAAATGCCAGCCATGCTCGCAGCCAATAAAGATTTGATTGCGACCTTGCCGACCCGTGTGGCAAAAATGCAGGCAAATAATGACAGTATTATTATGGAAGAGCCACCGTTTTTTATACCAGAATTTGAGCTAACGATGGCGTGGTCACCGTTATTGCAGCATCATCCGGCGCATCGCTGGTTGCGTCAGCTGATCATGCACGTAGCACGTCAAATCGTTAACGACGAAGAAAATCCTCCACAAGAAATTCCTGTGATCAATCATCTATTTTGA